TTGGTTCGGCACCGACTCGCTGGGACGGGATCTGTTTATCCGCGTTCTTTACGGCGCTCGCATTTCGTTAGCCATCGGCGTCGCCGCCAGCGTCATTAACCTTTTGATCGGCGTCACCTACGGCGGCATCGCCGGTTTCTTCGGCGGACGCACGGACCGCATCATGATGCATTTGGTGGACATTCTTTACGGCATCCCCATGCTGCTTTACGTCATTTTGCTGATGGTGCTGTTAAAACCTGGCTTGACCAATCTGTTTCTGGCGTTAGGCATTGCCTACTGGCTGGGCATGGCGCGCATTGTCCGCAGCCAGATTCTAACTTTAAAAGAGCGGGAATTCGTCTTGGCCGCCCGCTCCTTGGGACTAAGTCCTTGGCGCATTCTTTTCCGCCATCTGCTGCCCAACTGCAGCGGCCCCATCCTGGTAACGATGACGCTAGCCATCCCGGAAGCGATTTTCGCCGAAGCCTTTTTAAGCTTCATCGGTTTGGGTGTTGCCGCTCCCATGGCTAGCTGGGGCGTCCTGGCGTCCGAGGGGCTGACAAGCGTCCGTTCCTATCCCTACCAGCTCCTCTTTCCGTCTTTGGCCATCAGCCTTACCATGCTGGCCTTCAACTTCCTTGGTGACGGGTTGCGCGACGCCTTGGATCCTCACAGCAAACGTTAGGAGGCTTTTTTATGAAGCACTTACATACAAAATTAGAACAACTTGCCGCAAGCTGTCCTTGCCGTTGGAGCGTCATCGTTACTGACGACGCCGGGCATGACTTATACTCAGTTCGGCCGGATATTATCTACCCTTCGGCCAGCATGATCAAGGTACCCATCCTCTTTGAAATTCTGCGCCAAGCGGCTGCAGGAACAGTATGCCTCCAAGAGACGCTGTCCCCCTCCGCTTCCTGCCGCGTCGGCGGCGCCGGCATTTTAAAAGAGCTAAACCTGTCCCTGCCTCTGAACATCCGCGATTTGTGCGTTTTGATGATCTCCCTCAGCGACAACACCGCCACGAATACTCTCATCGAACGAGTAGGCATGACGGCGGTAAACCAAACGATGAGCAACCTGGGCCTTACCCATACCCGATTGCAGCGCCGCATGATGGATTTTGCCGCCGCCGCAGCGGGACTGCAAAACGAAACCAGCGCCGCTGACATGGCCAAACTGTATCAGCTTCTTCTCCATGCGCAAGGACTGCCGCCTTCGTACGCCGCACTGGCTTTAAACATTCTTAAGAGCCAGCAGATTCGAGACAAAATCCCCTTCTACCTGCCGGAGAGCCTGTCTTTGGCCCACAAAACCGGCACCTTGGACGGCGTCGAGCATGACGGCGGTATTATGTACCTGCCTGCGGGTCCTTTTATTGTCTGCATTTTCGCCGACGGACTGCAAAACAACGCCCACGGGCTGCAGCTCATCGCTCAGATGGGCCGCGCTATCTACGACGCCTTGCTGCAGGAGGAAAGCTAATGCGTATTTCCTTGCGCCAGCTTGCTGTGCTTCTGCTGCTGGTCGTTCTAACCGCCACAGGCTGCAGTCGTCAACCGCAGCAAACCGCAAACACGCTGCGCTATGTATTGGAAGCCGAGCCCGCCACCTTAGATCCGGCTAAATCCACGGCCATCCCGGAATCTTTGGCCGAGCTGCAGCTTTTTGAAGGACTGACCCGTCTGGATGCTAAAGACCGGCCCCTGCCTGGCGTGGCGACGCAGTGGGAAATTTCCGCCGACGGCCTGCGCTACATCTTCCACCTGCGCCCAGACGCCCGCTGGTCTAACGGCGAGGCTCTCACCGCTCATGATTTTGTCTATTCCTGGCGACGCGCTTTAGACCCGGAAACGGCTTCGGAAAACTCCTATATGCTGTACGCGCTGAAAAACGGCCAAGCCTTCAACGAAAAAGAGGCTGCCCCCGAAGACGTCGGCGTCCGCGCTCTGGATGAGCGCACGCTGGAAGTCACTTTGGAAAAGCCCACCGCTTACTTTCTCAGCTTGGCTTCGTTCCATGCTTTTTATCCCGTTCACCGCGCCAGTATTGAAAAAGCGCCGGAAAGCTGGTCTTCCCAAGCGGAAACGCTTATCGGCAACGGCCCCTTTCGCCTGACCGGCTGGGTGCATCACGGCAGCTTATCCTTCGCCAAAAATCCCTACTATCGCGATGCCGCCTCCATCCGTTTGGTCGGCATGTACTGGCCCATCGTGGACGCCCAGGCCACCCGTCTGACACTGGTGGAAACCGGCCAAGCGGATATGATGGTCGAGCCGCCAGTAGTAGAGCATGACCGCCTGCAAAAAGAAGGCCTCCTGCGCATCGCCCCCTATCTGGGCCTCTATTATTACGTTTTCAACACCCAAGCGCCGCCATTTGACCGCCTGGAAGTGCGCCGCGCCTTCGCGCTGTCCTTTCAACGTCAAGCACTGATTACCCACGTAGTCAAAGGAGGCAAGCTTCCGGCCTACGCCTGGGTGCCTCCGGGCCTCACCAATCCGGCTACCGGCCTTGATTTTCGTCAAGAAGGCGGCGATCTAAGCCGCGAAGATGCAGCCGCCGCCAAAGAAGCGCTGCAAAAAGCAGGCTACGGAAATGCGCTGCCGCCAGTCACGCTGCTTTTCAACACCGGCGAAATGCATAAGGCCATCGCCGAAGCCGCTCAAGAGATGTGGAAGCAAAGCTTGGGAGTCGCCGTCACCTTGACCAATCAGGAATCAAAAGTCTTTCTGGCGTCCCGCACGCGCGGCGAGTTCCAAATCGCCCGCGCTTCTTGGATTGGCGACTACGCTGATCCCATGACCTTTTTGGATGTTTTCAAGGACGCCACAAACGACGCCAGGTATCAAAATCCACGCTATAACGCGTTGATTGAAGAGGCGCAAAGCGCGCTCGATCCGGCGCGCCGCATGGCGGCCATGCACGAAGCGGAGCAAATTCTCCTTGATGACGCTGTCATCTTGCCTATTTACTACACCACCCAGCCCTATGTAGCCAGCCCTCGCCTGCAAGGCGTCTCCTGGTCAGTACTGGGCTTGGCGGATTTCAAGGATTCCTACCTATTAGAAAACCGCTAATTTATTCGTATCTCACGCTCAAATGGTCATTTTTCCGTCATACATTGTCAGAAATCCTCGGCAGAGCGCCGCTATGCCTGCGTTTTCTTCCTCGTCTGCCGAAAAAAGCCCTCATTTGAGCGGAGCACTCATTAAATCATCGGCTTTCTTGGAAAATTTCCCAAGATAACCTATAGTCACATGAAAGTACAACTAAAAAAGATCATTTCCATAACCATTTACCTATAGAAAGGTTTAGAGTAATGAAATCATTAATCAAACCGCGCCCGTTACGACAGGGTGATACGATCGGCCTTGTAGCGCCGGCTAGTCCAGGAAAGGCGGAGGAATTGGAGCAAGGCGTGCGCTGGCTGCAGGCGCAGGGCTTCCAGGTCAGCCTAGGCAAGAGCGCCGCTTATACTGACGGCATCTGCGCCGGCGACGATGCCCTACGCGTTGATGATTTGCATACTTTTTTTGCCGATCCTAGCATTGCAGGCATTCTCTGCATACGCGGCGGCTACGGCAGCATGCGTCTTTTGCCGCAGTTGGATTACGAACTGATCAAGCGCCACCCCAAGGTGTTTATGGGCTATAGCGACATTACCGCGCTGCACACGGTGTTGCAGCAGCAATGCGGCTTGGTGAGCTTTCACGGCCCCATGGCGGCTTCGGATTTTGGCCGGGAGCCACTATCTGATTTTACCTGTAAGCACTCGCTTCGAGCTCTTACCAGCACCAACCCGCTTGGCGAGCTGCCCACGCCGCCTGCCGGAGCGACCCCTTTTTTTCTGGTTCCCGGAGAGACGTCCGGCCCTCTGTGCGGGGGCAATCTCAGCTTGATTACCGCCACCTTGGGCACGCCGTACGAACTGGATACTGCCGGACGCATTCTTTGCCTGGAAGAAGTGGGCGAAGCGCCTTACCGTCTGGACAGACTGCTGACGCAGCTGCACCTTGCCGGTAAGCTGCAGGCGGCAGCAGCCATTGTCATGGGCGTCTGCAGCAACTGCGACAGCGAAGAAGACCCGCCCGGCCAGCGCACTGTCGATGTGCTGCGCGAACGCCTTGGTTCTTTAGGCAAGCCTGTTCTTTGCGACGTTTCCTTTGGGCATACGTCGGACAAACTTACGCTGCCTTTGGGCGTCCAGGCTATGGTTTCGCCGCGAGCCGGCCTAGTCCTGACAGAAGCCGCTTTAGAGGAGGCCCCTGCTAATGTTTACTGAAGAAAAAAAACGTCTTTGCCAAAAAGTCGACGCTCTGGAAGCGGAAATGACCCGACTCAGCCTGGCTTTGCACGCACGGCCGGAACTGGGAAATGAAGAATACGAAGCAGCGCAACTTTTGACCGACGCCAGCCGCATGCAAGGCTTTCACGTAACCCAAGGCGTCGCCGGTCTTCCCACGTCGTTTCTGGCCAAACGCGGCGACAGCGGCCCTAAAATCGCTTTTTTAGCCGAATACGACGCACTGCCTGGTCTTGGTCATGCCTGCGGACACAATCTGATCGCTTCGATGAGCTTTGGCGCAGCCGCTGCCTTCGCCGCCTTAACGACAAGCCAAGCACAAACCTATTTTATCGGCTGCCCGGCGGAAGAAACCCAAGGCGGCAAGATCGCTTTGACTAACGCTGGCGTATTTAACGGCTTTGACGCCGTTTTCATTATTCATCCCAGCGACGAAACCACCTTAGGCGGCACATCCCTGGCATCCCACCCCTTATGCGTGCGCTTTCACGGCCGCGAGGCTCACGTAGCCAGCCGCAGCGAACGCGGCATTAACGCCCTGGATGCGCTGGTGCTTTTTTATCAAGGGCTGCAGGGACTGCGGCTGCGTTTTGGCGAGCAAGCACTCATTGCCGGTATCATTACCGCTGGCGGCACAGCGCCCAACATCGTCCCCGCCTTGGCGGAGATGAAATGCACGGTGCGCTCCCTTAGCAGCGACTATTTGGAACAGCAGGTGCTTCCCGCCGTCCGCGCTCTGGCGACCGGCATAGCTGAAGGCACTGGCGCAACGGTAACGTTGGAGCACTATGAACCGCTGTTTAAGGAACTTATCCAGAATACTGACCTTGCGGCTTATTTTGCGGAAAATCTGCGTCTTCTCGGCGAACCAGTCCGCCAGTTGCCAGACAACGACGCTGGCGGCTCCACGGACGTAGGCAATGTCAGCCATGTAGCGCCGACACTGCACCCGGAACTGTCTATTGGGGCCGGTTTGACAGCTCATACGCCTGCTTTCGCCCAAGCCGCCGGTTCCGCTGCAGCCCAAAAACGAGCCCTTATCGGCGCCAAAGCCATGGCCATGAGCGCCTGGGATATATGCTTACAGAACACCAAAAGGAGTTTACTATGAAATTTATTTCTTGGAACGTCAACGGCCTGCGCGCCTGTCTAGGCAAAGGCTTTAACGACTTTTTTCAGCAAAGCGACGCCGACTTCTTCTGCGTGCAAGAAACGAAAATGCAGCCGCACCAAGCGGAATTGGACTTTCCAGGATACGAGCAGTACTGGAACAGCGCCGTCAAAAAAGGGTATTCCGGCACGGCCGTCTTTACTCGTCATACGCCGCTCTCCGTACGCTTGGGCATGGGCCTGGAAGAGCACGATCAGGAAGGACGCCTGCTTACGCTGGAGTATCCGGATTTTTTCCTGGTTAATGTCTACACTCCCAACTCTCAGCGAGAATTGGCGCGTTTGGATTACCGCATGCAGTGGGAAAACGATTTCCGCCGCTACTTGGCAAAGCTGGATACAGAAAAAGCGGTCATTCTGTGCGGCGACATCAACGTCGCCCATCAGGAAATCGACATTAAAAATCCTAAAAGCAATCGCCGCAACGCAGGCTTCACTGATGAAGAACGCGGCAAAATGAGTGAACTCCTCATGGAAGGTTTCACAGATACCTTCCGCTACCTTTATCCAGCGCGCGAAAACGCCTATACCTGGTGGTCCTACATGATGAAGGCCCGCGATCGCAATGTTGGTTGGCGCATTGACTATTTTCTCGTCTCCGACCGCCTGCAGGATCGAATCAAAGAAGCGATGATTTACGCCGATATTATGGGCAGCGATCATTGCCCGGTGGGGCTAGAACTGAAGTAACGAGGATTGAACAAGAGAATCGGAGTCACGTGAGGGTACACAAGAGGAGTACTGGGGCAACGATTTTGAACAGGAGTAGATGGAGTAGAGTGAGGGTACGTTGAGGCTGCGAAATATGAAATTGAACCTCAAAACATAAAATACTAAAAGCCGGTGAAATCCTGATACCAAAGGATTTCACCGGCTTATTTTACGTTACACTAAATACCGTTTTCTACCCTCTTGCGGCCCCTCCGATTCTCCGGTTCTCTTGTTCAAAAAACCCTCGGGCCCTCCCTTTACTCACTCTACTCCTGTTTAAAAACCCGTTACTATTCCCTGCCTGGCAGCAGGGCCAGGGCCTCCGCTTCGGGCACAGGCTTGCTAAAGAGATAGCCCTGCAAATAGTCGCAGCCCATTTCCAGCAAGCATTGACGCTGTTCAGGCAGTTCTACGCCTTCCGCCACGACCAGCAAGCCCATGGAATGAGCCAAATGAACGATGGATTTAACAAGCTGCGTCCGCTCGCCGTCTTCGCCCAGTGTCTTAATGAAAGTCTTGTCAATTTTCAGGGTATGCACAGGCAGATTGTTCAAATAGGTCAAGGAAGAATAGCCTGTACCGAAATCATCCAGTGACAACAGCAGGCCACGCGCCCGCAAACGCCACAGTTTTTCAATGTTTTCGGCCATTTCTTCAATCAATACGCTTTCCGTAATTTCCAGTTCCAGCTGCTTGACGCTGATGCCAGCCTCGGCAATGCATTCGTCCACGAATTCTACAAAGCCGTATTCCATCAACTGCCGTGCGGAAATGTTGACGGCCACCCGCAAATGCCCTTGTCCGTTCGCCGCCAGACGAGCGGCAAACGCGCAAGCTTCCTTCAAGACCCAACGACCAATAGGCACAATCCAACCGCTCTGCTCTGCAAAAGGAATAAATACGTCCGGCGCAATTAAGCCCTTTTCAGGATGCATCCAGCGCAGCAGGGCTTCAAAGCCAATTATTTCGCCATCATTGACCCGAACCTGCTGCTGATAAAACAAGCGCAGTTCGCCCACTTCCAACGCCTGCCGCAGCCCAGCAGCCAGCCAAATTTTTTGATCCGTCTGCGCCAGCAGCGTCCTTTCGTAAAAACACCAGCAATTGCGACCAGCGCGTTTGGCCGCATACATGGCCAAGTCCCCTTTACGCAACAGTTCTTCCATATTCTCGCCGTCTTCGGGATATAAAACAACCCCTACACTGGCGGAAAGGCGCAGTTTGCCTGTACTCACTTCATAATCACGGTACAGATTGCTCACAAGATCTTCCGCCATCTTGACCGCTGCATTCATATTGGCGCCGGGAACAACCGCCACGAATTCATCGCCGCCAATACGCGCTATGTAACAGTCCCTATTCAAGGCCTCATATACTTGGCGGCTGGCGGCGCAGATCACTTCATCACCAATAGAGTGTCCAAAATGATCATTGATATCTTTCAACTCATCCATATCAATGAAAAAGAGCGCTCCCATTTGAGGTTCTTCCACGAGACACTGCGTCAGCTTTTCCTTGAGATTTTCCCGATTTGGCAAGCCTGTCAGCCCGTCAAAATAAGCCAGACGATGCATTTTTTCCTGCACCTTCAAGCGTTCCAGCGCCACTAGGGCTAAATCCGCAAATTGCTGCAGCGTTGCCACATCTTCTTTATGTACAATATGCTCCTGCCGCCAACTGATGGTCAGAACGCCTCGCACCTCGCCCTCCTGAATCAAGGGCAGCATGATCACGCTCTTCAAATCCGTCAGCCGCGCATCGTCCATACGACCGGTGAAAGAGGCATACTCCGGAACGTATAGCAATTCTTTTTGCTCATACACCAAGCCTTCCATGCCTGTTGCCAACGGCTGCACCTCATGGAGGAAAGGCAAGTACGCCCCCCGGCTATAACACATGCGAAAGCCCGGCGTTTTTTCCTCATAAAGAGAAATATAACCGTCTGGCGAGTCTACCAAATACATAGCATTATCCAGAATAACTTCAAACAGCTCTTGCACATCTGTCAAAGGCCGAGTCAAAAGGGCCGTCACTGCTCGATACTGTCGTTCCCGCCGCAGCACCTCTTCCTCCGCTTTCTTACGCACAGCCACTTCCTCTGCCAAGCTGTCGTTTAGCAGCGCCAATCGCTCATTGCTTTCAAGAGCTTCTTCATTCATGGCCAAGAGTTCTTGATTGGCCGCTCCTAGGTCCTGCGTGCGCCGTTCTACTAGGACTTCCAGTTGCCCTTGATACTGAGCCAGCGAATCAATCATGCGGTTAAAATAACCCGCCATTTCTCCCAGCTCATTTCCCTTATGTACCGGCAGGCGCACCGATAAATCGCCGCCGCTGACTTGCCTTGTCGCCTCTACCAACTTCCGAACGGGAAGACTAAAGCGCCTCGCAAGCCACCAGGTCAAACATACAGAAAGCAGCAGCACCCAGCTTCCGAGGAGAAAATTCCGCAGCGACACGTCTTTGATGAAAGCCATGGCAGCGCTTTTCTTTTGTACTACAATCAAACTCCAGGGCGCTGATAAGCCTGGCATGGGAATGCTGCGATACGCGCAAAGGTATTCGTCTCCATCTTTTTCTTCATAAGAGGATATGCCGTTTTCCCCTTGCAAGACGGTTTGCACTATCGTTTCTAAGCCCGCTGGCAAAGTAAAGGATTCCTCTCGCACCACTTCGTTGTTCCCTGCATCGGTGACCATTTTTCCGTTGCTGTCACGCACCAAAACAGCCTTGTGCTTTGACTTATAGTTATAAAGCTCATTTACCTGACGCCGATCCGGATGCGCAATAACCCCGCCGTTACCGTCCAGAAGATAGGCATAGCTCCCGGCGCCGGAATTAAAATTATCCACCAGGTCCTGTACTTTAGATACCTCGATGTCCGCCATTAAAATGCCGTTTAAACGCCCTTCTTGAGAAACATCATGCACAATGGTAGTAATGGGAGCCTCTGTTGTTAAAGAGTAATACGTATCAGATACATAAGACTGCCGCTGCGCCATGAATTTTTTAAACCAAGGTCGTTCCGCCCGATTGCCAGAGACTCCGCTCGAACGAGCCAGTTGATCTCCATCCAAGCTTGTCACCGCCAGCAATTGAAAAAACGGATACTGCCTTACCGTTTCCTGCAGCAACTGTCTCTGCTTGTCTACATTTCCATCAACAACAGTAGGCGATTTAGCCAGCAGCGAATTAACATTGTAGGCATTTTGCATAAATAGAGCTACATTATTGGCCAAGCTATGGGCCATTTGGTAATTGGTCTGCTGCATAGTGCGCTCATATTCTTCGGCCATAAAGTAGTAGCTCAGATACAAAGTAGAAGCCAGCGTCAACACGACAATACCAGACGTAAACAAGACCATCTGACTGCGAATAGTGCCAAAGATTGTCATGCGGCTCCTCCTTTTACTAAGTACATTCAACAGGTCTGCAGCTTTCAACATAAGCCTCTTTGCTTTGTCATTATTTTTTATTTATTTTATTCCACATAGTGGAATTCTCTCTTTTTTGCAAAATTCCTACTTGCATATTTTCTGTATAATATTTTTTGCACTTTCGTTAACTTTTTAAGACTAAGGAACTAAACTTTGTTTAATCCTTCGAGACTTTAGTCTTAACAAGATAACTTTTCCGAACCCCCATCGTTTCCTGTGCATAAAGATACAAAGGAGCTGTCCGCCAAAGGTTTTAACCTTGGCAGACAGCTCCTCTAAAACCAGCCAGATCTTTATGCTTAAGGTTTCACGCTGGCTTTAAATACTTGCTTGCCGTCTTTCATTTCAATAATAACCGCGCTCTTCACAGCGTCATGGGTAGCATTCAAGGTCGTAGAACCGGTGATAGCCGGGAAGTCTTTGGTTTCGGACAAGGCAGCGCGGATTTTGTCCGGCTCCAGGCTGTTGGCGCGTTTGATAGCGTCAATCAGAGCGTTCGCGGCGTCGTAACCCAGAACGGCCATAGCGTCCGGCATCTGACCATATTCCTTTTTATAGGCTTCCACAAAAGTTTTGCAAGCCGGAGAAGTATCTTCGACAGAGTAATGATTGGTGAAATAGGTGTTATTCAAAGCTTCGGCAGTACCCAATTCTACCAGTTTAGGAGAATCCCAGCCGTCGCCGCCCAAGATCGGAGCAGTAATCCCAAGTTCCCGGGCCTGCTTAACGATTTTGCCCACTTCTTCATAGTAACCAGGCACATAGATAACTTCAGCATTCAGAGATTTAATCTTGGTCAAAATGGTTTTGAAGTCCTGATCTTTTTGCAGGTAGGACTCTTCCGCCAAAATGCTGCCGCCGCCTTTGGTAAAGGAGTCTTTAAAGAAAGCAGCCAAGCCTTTGCTGTAATCGCTGCTGTTGTCGATCAGCATAATTGCGCTTTTTACTTTCAACGTGTTCAACGCAAAATTAGCGCCCACAGTTCCCTGGAAGGGATCGATGAAACACATACGGTAGGTATATTGCTTCACTTTACCGCTTTTTTCATCCACAGTTACCTTGGGGTTCGTAGCGCCTACGGCCAGATAAGGCACTTTAGAGGCTTCCGCCACGCTCGAGGCCGCAATGGCGCTTGAGCTGGAGAACGTACCGGTCACAGCGACCACTTTATCCTGCGAAGCCAATTTCGTCATCGCATTGGCCGACTCAGAGGCTTCACTTTTATTGTCTGCAACAATTCCCTGAATCTGTTTGCCTAAAACGCCGCCTTTGGCATTTGCTTCTTTAATCGCCAATTTGGCGCCATTGGTAATGGAAGTTCCCAGAGTGGCGTTGCCGCCTGTCATTTCATTCAACAAGCCGATTTTAATGTCTTTGGAATTAGAATCGCCACAGCCGGCGACCAACCCTACCATCAATACCGCCATCACTATGGCCATCCATTTGATTCCCTTGTTCTTCACAAACCATCGCTCCCTCTCGAAACCACTGATTGACTCAGCCGTTCCTATACTTATTCCTATTTCACCAGCGTTCTTGCGACACTGTAAAACAGACATCCCTGACTCTCTCAAAACAAAAAGAGCCAAACATCTCGTTTGACTCTGAAAAGCACACAAAGCTGCAAATTTTTAGTTCCCCAAAAAAATGCACTTATGGCTCTGTCCTTTTGCCTGAGAGTTTCATCGGCCGCAACCGGCCGACTTGCCCCTTCGGCGCCCTGCTTTGGCAGGGGCTCTCCAGAGTTCCATCCATTTACGGTTTGGCGAATTTTCTAACAAAACTGCTTTCTCCCGCAAACTTCACACGGACACCCGTATTAAATTTTCAATACATTGTTTAGATTATACTAACATGTCTATTTTTTGTCAAGTCTTTGTCCTAAATTTTGTTGTTTGATACTCTCACTTCTATTTTTCGTCACAAACGCCCAAAATTCGAACTTGTCCGTCAGTACTTCGTACAGCCGGCTCTCACTCTGTGCGCGTTTCCAGGGCAAACCGCGGCTGCCGTTTTCCCTCCCAGGCCACCTCTTCAACAAACATGGTCAACGGGCGCACCCAAAGGCCTCCTTCACCGTACAAAGCGCGATAAACTACCAATTCTTCACTGGATTCACTGTGCTTTGCTACCCCCAGCACTTCATATTTATTGCCCTTGAAGTGACGATAAATACCTTTTTGCATGAGCTTCCTCCTTGTCAACAGCTTGTATTTGTTATTATGTAGTCTCTTTTTCCCAGCGTATTTTATACTCTAAACCACTTAAAAGCTTCGCTACTTCCAAATAAGAAAAACTGCCATTCTTCATTTTGGCATGAAAATCTTGGGTTCTCACGCCCAGCAATTCCGCCGCCTGCGCTTCGGTCATGCCTCCTTCGCGCAAAAGCAGCATCCGAATCCGCAACGATAGCTCTTCTCCTGTCATTTCATTCCTCCGTCTTTTTATTTTATACATTCTCTGAAAATTATACATATAAATGTATATCGTAGTTTTATTTTCGTGAATCTATAAAAAAATCAATTTAAATTCTTTAGTCCCCTCAAAGGCGCGACTTATAGCCTGCGTTTTGCAAAGCCCCTTAAAGCGCTGCACTTTCTTAGTCGCTTTCCTTTTTTTATGTTATGATAATAAAATAGGAAAAATTCAATAGTAAAAGGTGTGCTTTGTTATGGATCAAATGAATGACAACCAAAAAACCATCTCCGAACATGCTTACTGGTTTCTTTTCCACAGGGATGAACTGCTGATGAAAGAAAGCGCCGATGGTCTTCTTCTGCCTTCGCAGGAAGACTTGAGCGACCTCCCCTATCTGTCAGCCAAGCATGCCCAATATATAGGCTCGCTTGATTCCAACGCTTGCTTTGCCGCTACCATCGCCAGCGAAGACGTACCGCCTGGATTTGCATTGCAAAAATTACGCGGCGTGTATGGTCTTGTCGATGACGACGCTTTTCGTTTGGCCTTCCGTTCGTACCATGTTCGCACTTGGCTCAAAAACAATCGTTTTTGCGGCAGTTGCGGACAAGCCACGCAGCCGATGACGGAAGAACTGGCGGTTCGCTGCCCGCAGTGCGGTCATATTGCGTATCCGAGAATTTCTCCGGCCATTATTGTAGCGGTTACCAAAGGAGATGAAATTTTACTGGCCCATTCCAACCGCCTTCCTCCCGGACGCTACAGCGTCATTGCCGGCTTCGTAGAACCAGGCGAAACCTTGGAGGAATGCGTGCGCCGCGAGTTGGCTGAGGAAGTGGGTATTGAAGTCACAGACATCCGCTACT
The nucleotide sequence above comes from uncultured Anaeromusa sp.. Encoded proteins:
- a CDS encoding EAL domain-containing protein; this translates as MTIFGTIRSQMVLFTSGIVVLTLASTLYLSYYFMAEEYERTMQQTNYQMAHSLANNVALFMQNAYNVNSLLAKSPTVVDGNVDKQRQLLQETVRQYPFFQLLAVTSLDGDQLARSSGVSGNRAERPWFKKFMAQRQSYVSDTYYSLTTEAPITTIVHDVSQEGRLNGILMADIEVSKVQDLVDNFNSGAGSYAYLLDGNGGVIAHPDRRQVNELYNYKSKHKAVLVRDSNGKMVTDAGNNEVVREESFTLPAGLETIVQTVLQGENGISSYEEKDGDEYLCAYRSIPMPGLSAPWSLIVVQKKSAAMAFIKDVSLRNFLLGSWVLLLSVCLTWWLARRFSLPVRKLVEATRQVSGGDLSVRLPVHKGNELGEMAGYFNRMIDSLAQYQGQLEVLVERRTQDLGAANQELLAMNEEALESNERLALLNDSLAEEVAVRKKAEEEVLRRERQYRAVTALLTRPLTDVQELFEVILDNAMYLVDSPDGYISLYEEKTPGFRMCYSRGAYLPFLHEVQPLATGMEGLVYEQKELLYVPEYASFTGRMDDARLTDLKSVIMLPLIQEGEVRGVLTISWRQEHIVHKEDVATLQQFADLALVALERLKVQEKMHRLAYFDGLTGLPNRENLKEKLTQCLVEEPQMGALFFIDMDELKDINDHFGHSIGDEVICAASRQVYEALNRDCYIARIGGDEFVAVVPGANMNAAVKMAEDLVSNLYRDYEVSTGKLRLSASVGVVLYPEDGENMEELLRKGDLAMYAAKRAGRNCWCFYERTLLAQTDQKIWLAAGLRQALEVGELRLFYQQQVRVNDGEIIGFEALLRWMHPEKGLIAPDVFIPFAEQSGWIVPIGRWVLKEACAFAARLAANGQGHLRVAVNISARQLMEYGFVEFVDECIAEAGISVKQLELEITESVLIEEMAENIEKLWRLRARGLLLSLDDFGTGYSSLTYLNNLPVHTLKIDKTFIKTLGEDGERTQLVKSIVHLAHSMGLLVVAEGVELPEQRQCLLEMGCDYLQGYLFSKPVPEAEALALLPGRE
- a CDS encoding ABC transporter substrate-binding protein encodes the protein MKNKGIKWMAIVMAVLMVGLVAGCGDSNSKDIKIGLLNEMTGGNATLGTSITNGAKLAIKEANAKGGVLGKQIQGIVADNKSEASESANAMTKLASQDKVVAVTGTFSSSSAIAASSVAEASKVPYLAVGATNPKVTVDEKSGKVKQYTYRMCFIDPFQGTVGANFALNTLKVKSAIMLIDNSSDYSKGLAAFFKDSFTKGGGSILAEESYLQKDQDFKTILTKIKSLNAEVIYVPGYYEEVGKIVKQARELGITAPILGGDGWDSPKLVELGTAEALNNTYFTNHYSVEDTSPACKTFVEAYKKEYGQMPDAMAVLGYDAANALIDAIKRANSLEPDKIRAALSETKDFPAITGSTTLNATHDAVKSAVIIEMKDGKQVFKASVKP
- a CDS encoding DUF1653 domain-containing protein — its product is MQKGIYRHFKGNKYEVLGVAKHSESSEELVVYRALYGEGGLWVRPLTMFVEEVAWEGKRQPRFALETRTE
- the nudC gene encoding NAD(+) diphosphatase produces the protein MDQMNDNQKTISEHAYWFLFHRDELLMKESADGLLLPSQEDLSDLPYLSAKHAQYIGSLDSNACFAATIASEDVPPGFALQKLRGVYGLVDDDAFRLAFRSYHVRTWLKNNRFCGSCGQATQPMTEELAVRCPQCGHIAYPRISPAIIVAVTKGDEILLAHSNRLPPGRYSVIAGFVEPGETLEECVRRELAEEVGIEVTDIRYFGNQPWPFPDSLMVAFTATAVSSEITIDNNEILDAGWYSPNNLPDIPGKESIARRLIDAHLAKFS